The region TCCTGCTGATCCTGAACGCAACAAGCAACAACGGCCCCATCTTCATATGGTGAAGATGGGGCCGTTTGTTATCTATAGGGTTAGAAGCTTACGGCGAGAGTACGCGCCTGAGCAGAGCTTTCCCGTGCCATTTCGAGCAGCTTGATGACGCGGTAGGCGTCTTCGGGCTGGACCGCTAGCTTTGCCTTGTCATTGATGGCGTCGCGTACGTTGGCGTAGTAGTTGCGATAATCTCCGGTCTCGGTCCTGACGGGGGTGCGAGTCAGCGTGGTGGGGTCGGCTGGGTTGGGAGCTACAGTCAGAACTCCCCATTCGGACTCTGGCTCGTTGAGCCATACTTTGGCATCGCCCATGCGTGGCACTTTAGCTCCTCCAAGGAGGGCTGGCTCCTGCGGATCGAGACCGTACTTCTTGAAGCTGCCATGGGTGCCGTGGAGCAGAAAGCGCGGAGCGGCATCGCAGGCCAGCATGCTGGCTCGGCAGTGGGCGAGCAACCTGGGATAGTGCAGAGTGATGTCGAAGGCATCCTCGATCTCGGTTAAGTCACGATCTTTGCGAACGCTGGCGGTGATGGCTTGGGGCGCGCCGAAGAGGGCCAATGTCTGATCGACGAGATGAGGTCCGAGATCAAAGAGCATGCCGTTGGCTGCATTTCCAGACTCCTTCCACGTCGCCTCGCGAGGCAGCGGACGGAAGCGGTCGAAGTGGGACTCGAAGGTGACGAGTCTGCCCACGGCTTTCTGGTCGACCAACTTGCGGACAGTAAGGAAGTCACCGTCCCAGCGGCGGTTATGGTATGGGGCAAGAACGAGGTTGCGGGACTTGGCGAGATCAATCAACTCGAGAGCTTCGGCGCTGGTGGCAGCGAAGGGTTTGTCGATGACGACGTGTTTACCGGCTTCGAGGGCCTGCTTGGCGAGCGTGAAGTGAGTTTCGTTAGGCGTGCCAACAACGATGAGCTGAACGGACGGATCGGCAAGGGCCTCTTCGACGGAGCGGAGGATGCGGGTTTCGGGATAGGCCTTGGCGGCTTCATCGCCGCGGCGCTGCACAATGGCTTCGAGCCTGAGGCCGGGGACGGCGTGGACGAAGGGGGCATGGAAGACGCGTCCGGCGAGGCCGAAACCGATGACTGCAACTCCTATATCTGACATTGCTGCTCTCCTTGATTGGTTGTGCACCAGTGTTTCATAGTGGATGGTGTAGGCCAAAGGCACGGAGCCATCTTTGGAATATGCCTGTGATTGATAGGATGGGTCTGTGGCTTGTTGGCGCATGATCGGTATTTGGGATGCCAATGATGGCGCGGGATTCTTAGGCTCACGGCGGCGTATTTTTTGAGATCTTCCTCCAGAACAAAACGACCCGTACCGCAGAGCCGCGTATCGCGCTGGAGCACTCTCTCCGATTGGTGCTTTGCGCATCAAGGGATCGTCTTTGCTGTTGCGGGTGCGGTGTGGGTGCTCGCACTTTACTGGAAGGCGCTGAGCGCTCCCTTCGTTTATGACGACGTGGACCAGATCGTCAATAACCCAGCGCTGACCTCGTTGCGGTTGACCTTTCATCGGTTCTGGCTGGCCCCCGTCTCGTTCAACAGCGAGATTGGCGGCGCGGGAAGCGCGACCTATCGACCACTTTATTGGATGAGTCTTGCGCTCGACCGCTGGATATGGGGCTTGCACGCCAGCGGATTTCATCTTACGAACCTTGTCCTGCACTGGCTCAATGGAGTGCTCGCATTTTTGCTGCTACGGCGGCTGCGGGTCGCACCTTGGGCTGCCGCAATAGCGGCGCTGCTTTGGCTGGGGCTTCCGATCAATACCGAGGCGGTGACTTGGATCAGTGCACGGGGCTATGTGCTCTGCACCTTCTTTGTGCTGCTGGCGTTGTTGGCTGCAAATGGCTTTCTGCGCGAAGGCAAATCACGACTTCTGCTAGCAGGATACTTTGCCGCTTCGCTGGCCGCGCTGCTGAGCCATGAAGAGGGCGTGCTCGTTCTTCCGCTGGCGCTGCTGGTGGCCTATGCGACCAACCGGCTGTCGCGCAGGCTGGCAGGTGGGCTGGTGGCTGCATCGATCCTATCCGGGCTGATCGATATCGCTCTAAGAGAGGCGGTCAAAACAGGCTCCGGGGGGACCGGTGCCGCCTTGTGGGCCGTGGGGCTGGCGTTCTGGCGCTATATGCAATGGATGGTTCTGCCCGTGCATATGAGTGTGGAGCGGTCGACCTCGATGCCCGCCAATGCAGCTTCGCTGGGAACAATTGCAGGCTGGCTGGGGCTGGTGGCGCTGATCGCCGCGATTGCTCTGCTGCGGAAACGAGAGCCGGCTGTTTCCGCGGGACTCGCCTGGGTGGTGATTGCGTTGCTGCCGTTTTGTGGCTTTGTCACGATCTATCAGGGGATGGCGGAGCGGTTCGAGTATCTGGCTGCTGCCGGGCTGGCGCTGGCTGCTGTTGCATTGGTGTTGGGGCTAAGCGGTCGCTGGCGGCGGATTGCTGTGGGCTTACTTGCAATCTGGATGATATGGGGAGCGTGGCGGACATGGGCACGGGTGCTGAACTGGCAAAGCCCGGCGGGGCTCTATGCGAGCTCGCTGGAGGCAACGCCGAGGAGTCCAGTACTACTCTATAACCTGGGGTTGGAGTTCCGGCGAAGCGGCGATGTGCTGAGCGCGGCGAAGCTCTACGGGCAGGCGGTAAAGCTACAGCCTCGCTATACGCGGGCGCTCGCAGGGCTAGGAGATGTCTATATACAACTCGGCGAGACTCGGGATGCAGTGAATTACTTTGAACGGGCGCTGGCTCTCAATCCCACCGACAAGGAGACGGTGATCGACCTGGGCGAGGCTTTACAGCGCATGGGCGACAAGCAGGGAGCCGAGGTTCAGTTACGTAAGGCGATTGCGCTCGACCCGTCGCAGGGCGAGGCTTATACCGATCTGGGCGCATTGCTGGCCGATACGGGGCGGATCGACGAGGCGATTCAGTGCTTCCAGACGGCGATCAAAAACAAGCCTGACGACGCGACACCTTACTTCGACCTGGCGGTGATGTTTCAGCAGCGCGGCCAGGATGAGGTCGCGCTGCCGTTTTACAAGAAGGTGTTGGAGCTGAAGCCGGGTGACCCGGATACGATCCGGAATGTCAGCAAGCTGCATTTGGAGCGTTAGTCGGCCAACGAGCGCAGGGCCGGATAGACCTTACGGTATTGCCGATAGGCTTCGTTCATTGCGGCGGCGTTCTGCGGAGCGATGGTCTGAGCGATGCGAATTGTGGAAGCACAGGCCGCCTCAACGCTGGGCCATGCGTTGACGCCGGTTCCGGCGAGGAGAGCCGCTCCAAAGGCTCCGCCCTCTTCGGCTTCGAGCAGCTCCACCGGCTGGCCGTAGACGTCGGCCTGAATCTGCCGCCAGAGCGGGCCTCGTGCTCCTCCCCCGCCGAGGCGGATGCTCTCGACCGGAATGTGCAGCTCTTGAAAGAGAGTAAAGGTGTCGCGCAGGCTCATGGCTACACCCTCCAATACAGCGCGGACGAAGTGGGCCTGGGTGTGGCTGGCCGTGATCCCGACAAATGCGGCGCGAGCGTTGGGGTCGAGATGCGGTGTGCGCTCGCCAAAGAGATAGGGTGCCCAAAGCAGGCCGTCGCTGGCGGCGGGAACGTTTGCGGCAAGTGCGCTGAGCGTGTCGTAGCTGCTGGCAGCGGCGAAGGTATCGCGGAAGTAACGCAAGCTGAGACCGGCGCCATTGGTCACTCCCATGACGTGCCAGCGGTTAGGGGCAGCGTGGCAGAAGGTGTGCAGGCGGCCGAGGCGGTCTTTCGTGGGAGTGTCGGTGGCGGCAAAAACGACTCCGCTGGTGCCGATAGTGGCGGAGACCGAGCCGGGCGCGAGGATGCCCATTCCAACCGCTCCGGCACCTTGATCGCCGGCTCCGGCAGCTACGGGCGTGCCTGTGGCCAGACCTGTGGCAGCGGCCCCCGCGTCGGAGATGTGGGCGCAGATCTCGGGGCCTTCGAAGAGACGGGGAAGCCACTGCAAGGGAATCCCGGCAGCTTCAGCCACTTCAGCAGACCAGCGGCGGTGGGCCACGTCAAGCAGAAGTGTGCCGCTGGCCTCCTGCATGTCCATCGCGAGCTCGCCGGTGAGGCGGTAACGGACGTAATCCTTGGGACAGAGTACATGGGCAATGCGGGCAAAGATCTCGGGCTGGTGATCGCGGACCCAGAGTAGTTTGGTAAGGGTGAAATTCGGCAGGGCCGGATTGGCGGTTAGTTCGATCAGGCGTTCGAAGCCGATTTTTTCCGTAAGCCAGTCGCATTGGGGCTGAGTACGCTGGTCGCACCAGATCAGTGCCGGGCGAAGAACCTCGCCATTGGCGTCGAGCATGACGCAGCCGTGCATCTGGCCGGTCAGGCCGATGGCTTCAATTTCGCTGCCTGCGAGTTCGCTTTCGGCCATGGCTCCGGCGATGGCTTCGCGGGCGGCCCGCCACCAGTCGTTGGGATCCTGTTCGGCCCAGCCGATGTGTTCGGAATGAATGGGCTTGTGTTCCGCGCTGCTTGAGGCGATAACTTTGCCGTTACGGTCGATGAGGATTGCCCGGGTGCCACCGGTTCCGACGTCTACTCCAAGAAACATGATGGTTTCCTTTTAGTCTTGTAAATGCTTTTAGTAGCAGTGTATCCGGTACGATCAGGTCGGGCGAGAGACTGCTAAGATTCTGCCTGGATTTTGCATACGATACTTTTTGAAGATTCCGGATGACTTAGCGCATCTCAATATACGAAGAGAGAGACATTCGGTATATCGATGACACAGGGTGTAAACGTTTCTGTGTGATCAAAACCGTAGGATTAGTGTGAGAGATACAGGTAACATTCACGTATGAGCCAAAGCATGAGAGTGCGTTACTCCCGGAATCTGGTTGCTGCGCTGGCGATTGGTCTGCTAGGCCTGCCCGCATGGGCGCAGCAGGATACAAGCCAGAC is a window of Edaphobacter dinghuensis DNA encoding:
- the xylB gene encoding xylulokinase, which encodes MFLGVDVGTGGTRAILIDRNGKVIASSSAEHKPIHSEHIGWAEQDPNDWWRAAREAIAGAMAESELAGSEIEAIGLTGQMHGCVMLDANGEVLRPALIWCDQRTQPQCDWLTEKIGFERLIELTANPALPNFTLTKLLWVRDHQPEIFARIAHVLCPKDYVRYRLTGELAMDMQEASGTLLLDVAHRRWSAEVAEAAGIPLQWLPRLFEGPEICAHISDAGAAATGLATGTPVAAGAGDQGAGAVGMGILAPGSVSATIGTSGVVFAATDTPTKDRLGRLHTFCHAAPNRWHVMGVTNGAGLSLRYFRDTFAAASSYDTLSALAANVPAASDGLLWAPYLFGERTPHLDPNARAAFVGITASHTQAHFVRAVLEGVAMSLRDTFTLFQELHIPVESIRLGGGGARGPLWRQIQADVYGQPVELLEAEEGGAFGAALLAGTGVNAWPSVEAACASTIRIAQTIAPQNAAAMNEAYRQYRKVYPALRSLAD
- a CDS encoding Gfo/Idh/MocA family oxidoreductase — translated: MSDIGVAVIGFGLAGRVFHAPFVHAVPGLRLEAIVQRRGDEAAKAYPETRILRSVEEALADPSVQLIVVGTPNETHFTLAKQALEAGKHVVIDKPFAATSAEALELIDLAKSRNLVLAPYHNRRWDGDFLTVRKLVDQKAVGRLVTFESHFDRFRPLPREATWKESGNAANGMLFDLGPHLVDQTLALFGAPQAITASVRKDRDLTEIEDAFDITLHYPRLLAHCRASMLACDAAPRFLLHGTHGSFKKYGLDPQEPALLGGAKVPRMGDAKVWLNEPESEWGVLTVAPNPADPTTLTRTPVRTETGDYRNYYANVRDAINDKAKLAVQPEDAYRVIKLLEMARESSAQARTLAVSF
- a CDS encoding tetratricopeptide repeat protein; the encoded protein is MLALYWKALSAPFVYDDVDQIVNNPALTSLRLTFHRFWLAPVSFNSEIGGAGSATYRPLYWMSLALDRWIWGLHASGFHLTNLVLHWLNGVLAFLLLRRLRVAPWAAAIAALLWLGLPINTEAVTWISARGYVLCTFFVLLALLAANGFLREGKSRLLLAGYFAASLAALLSHEEGVLVLPLALLVAYATNRLSRRLAGGLVAASILSGLIDIALREAVKTGSGGTGAALWAVGLAFWRYMQWMVLPVHMSVERSTSMPANAASLGTIAGWLGLVALIAAIALLRKREPAVSAGLAWVVIALLPFCGFVTIYQGMAERFEYLAAAGLALAAVALVLGLSGRWRRIAVGLLAIWMIWGAWRTWARVLNWQSPAGLYASSLEATPRSPVLLYNLGLEFRRSGDVLSAAKLYGQAVKLQPRYTRALAGLGDVYIQLGETRDAVNYFERALALNPTDKETVIDLGEALQRMGDKQGAEVQLRKAIALDPSQGEAYTDLGALLADTGRIDEAIQCFQTAIKNKPDDATPYFDLAVMFQQRGQDEVALPFYKKVLELKPGDPDTIRNVSKLHLER